In Candidatus Glassbacteria bacterium, one DNA window encodes the following:
- a CDS encoding helix-turn-helix transcriptional regulator, which translates to MRGKLNNNIRRLRFDNDEMTQQQLADTVGVARQTITALEAGKYTPSLLLAFSISHAFGVGVEDVFQYVID; encoded by the coding sequence ATGAGAGGCAAACTCAATAATAATATCCGTCGCCTGCGTTTCGATAACGATGAGATGACCCAGCAGCAACTGGCCGATACTGTCGGTGTGGCGCGTCAGACCATTACAGCCCTGGAAGCCGGCAAATATACCCCCTCGTTACTGCTGGCATTCAGTATTTCCCACGCTTTCGGGGTCGGCGTGGAGGATGTTTTTCAGTATGTAATAGACTGA
- a CDS encoding outer membrane beta-barrel protein — protein sequence MCNPRRYTMHRLACVTSILLLAASLAAAADDSEWGALSIKFQAGVGMNTGSLPAYDYLATSGIVSGDLHYRLNRHVALVPVSLSFYFYSGTPASSQAYPDAYQQQRTGRSGGYGYVEPGIYSPFFYPSYYGSGYYGPYSNSLPNLAWGLSFTPGIKFQTAGRNLFNFYGQAGAGLYRHNQKSSSYYGVGRLINTSFAARTEAGVEIILKEHLNLLAGGGYMWISNNPAFDGIVHLNMGVRVGF from the coding sequence ATGTGTAATCCGCGGAGGTATACCATGCACAGGTTGGCATGCGTTACGTCAATCCTGCTGCTGGCCGCGTCCCTGGCGGCAGCGGCGGACGATTCGGAGTGGGGAGCACTGTCGATCAAGTTCCAGGCCGGTGTCGGGATGAATACCGGCAGCCTCCCGGCCTACGATTACCTAGCCACCTCCGGGATTGTCAGCGGAGATCTTCACTACCGCCTGAACCGTCACGTGGCGCTGGTGCCGGTGTCGCTGTCGTTCTATTTCTACTCCGGCACTCCGGCATCGAGCCAGGCGTACCCCGACGCGTACCAGCAGCAGCGGACCGGCAGGTCGGGAGGCTATGGCTATGTGGAACCCGGAATCTACTCGCCGTTTTTTTATCCCTCCTACTACGGGTCGGGATACTACGGGCCGTACTCCAACTCGCTGCCGAACCTGGCCTGGGGGCTGTCTTTCACGCCGGGAATAAAGTTCCAGACCGCGGGGCGCAACCTGTTCAATTTCTACGGCCAAGCGGGCGCCGGGCTGTACCGTCACAACCAGAAAAGCAGCTCGTACTACGGTGTCGGCAGGCTGATCAACACCAGTTTCGCCGCCCGCACCGAGGCCGGAGTCGAGATTATCCTCAAGGAGCATCTCAACCTGCTGGCCGGCGGCGGCTACATGTGGATCAGCAACAACCCGGCGTTCGACGGGATAGTCCACCTGAACATGGGTGTAAGGGTGGGATTTTAG
- a CDS encoding DUF4962 domain-containing protein, producing MLPVRTISATLTTTFLALAALILTSCGGHTPRPSTRAGGSYQYLDAAARIDSMLMPPGPADGDTVGNDPPGFHWLPEDEAVSWVLELSRDSTFPHAGGLIGGAAEALLPHAEFTPPVAYHRGPTHLVAGLWLPLHRPSFTLGAGRWYWRWRNVYGDATLSPPSDSRSFIVPDGAWEYTVPPLEKLVENIPCSHPRLFVRPEEMDSIRSLILTSEPHRELWARIEAVTDTLLAHPLMTEPPPYPESRDFRYELWRIYYDQARKMGQVLDFLGFCHLITGDDKYSDRAKEWLLHLAQWDPEGTSGMSYNDEVAMPILLNGARAYDWIYDKLSEPERETIRNMLVTRAEQAYTRWWYSRGAYHLRPYASHQTRLVNYMTQVATVLWGEAEGPRQWFNYLIPVITSFYPAWGGKDGGYSEGPNYWGMYFNYMLQSAFCLEKGMGLDVLRTPFYRNNGWFKIYADPWFAAQQPFADTGIGMYWPANKINLYRLASVFDNPYFRWRAEMSDPRGHLPVSETIVPSGIMSFFWLDEGPGAPQPKAPTDIPRGYRFDGVGIAALHQDPSDPDEAFILLKSSPYGAWSHIYADQNAFYIQAFGRALAIQSGFYPHYGHPHHTTWSWQTRAHNSVLVEGEGQRARDRTSRGKIIDFSAGTAEDGSVAHAAGDATEAYHGLLDKFVRHVYFKRPREFVVVDELAAPEPVRFDWLLHAAQEMEINEDARTVLIRRGDVRLLAEFVAPEKITFTQHDKFSADPGNLWERPDTPYPDQWHLVVSNAEKAKEVRFEVRMKVWREQGAVVSDELTISEFLNLRW from the coding sequence ATGCTGCCGGTCCGCACGATTTCAGCAACCCTAACCACGACTTTTCTCGCTCTCGCTGCACTGATCCTCACTTCCTGCGGCGGTCACACGCCGCGGCCCTCCACCCGCGCCGGGGGCAGTTATCAGTACCTCGACGCCGCTGCCCGGATCGACTCGATGCTGATGCCGCCGGGACCCGCGGACGGGGACACGGTGGGCAACGATCCCCCGGGGTTCCACTGGCTGCCCGAGGATGAAGCCGTGTCCTGGGTGCTCGAGCTCTCGCGCGACAGTACGTTCCCGCACGCCGGCGGCCTGATCGGTGGCGCCGCCGAGGCCCTGCTGCCCCACGCGGAGTTTACTCCGCCGGTGGCCTACCATCGCGGCCCAACCCACCTGGTGGCCGGACTCTGGCTCCCGCTTCACCGGCCCTCCTTTACACTCGGCGCGGGACGCTGGTACTGGCGCTGGCGCAATGTCTACGGCGACGCCACCCTGTCGCCCCCCAGCGATTCCCGCTCTTTTATCGTGCCGGACGGGGCCTGGGAATACACTGTTCCTCCGCTGGAAAAACTGGTGGAAAATATTCCCTGCTCTCACCCGCGCCTGTTTGTCAGGCCCGAAGAAATGGACAGCATCCGCTCCCTGATACTCACGAGCGAACCCCACCGCGAACTGTGGGCGCGGATCGAGGCCGTTACCGATACCCTGCTGGCCCACCCGCTGATGACCGAGCCGCCGCCGTATCCAGAAAGCAGGGACTTCCGCTACGAACTCTGGCGCATATATTACGACCAGGCCCGCAAGATGGGTCAGGTGCTGGACTTCCTCGGCTTTTGCCATCTGATTACCGGCGACGACAAGTACTCGGACCGGGCCAAAGAGTGGCTGCTCCATCTGGCCCAATGGGATCCGGAGGGAACGAGCGGCATGTCGTACAACGACGAGGTGGCGATGCCGATCCTGCTCAACGGCGCCCGCGCCTACGACTGGATCTACGACAAGCTCAGCGAGCCCGAGCGCGAAACAATCAGGAACATGCTGGTTACCCGCGCGGAACAGGCGTACACGCGCTGGTGGTACAGCCGCGGGGCGTATCACCTGCGGCCCTACGCCAGCCACCAGACCCGGCTGGTAAACTACATGACCCAGGTTGCCACCGTGCTCTGGGGCGAGGCCGAAGGGCCGAGGCAATGGTTCAATTACCTCATTCCAGTGATCACCAGTTTCTACCCGGCCTGGGGCGGAAAGGACGGCGGCTACAGCGAGGGCCCCAACTACTGGGGGATGTATTTCAACTACATGCTCCAGTCGGCGTTCTGCCTGGAGAAAGGGATGGGGCTCGACGTGCTGCGCACCCCGTTCTACCGCAACAACGGCTGGTTCAAAATTTACGCCGACCCCTGGTTCGCCGCCCAGCAACCGTTCGCCGACACGGGAATCGGGATGTACTGGCCGGCCAACAAGATCAATCTCTACCGGCTCGCCTCCGTGTTCGACAATCCCTATTTCCGCTGGCGAGCGGAGATGAGCGACCCCAGGGGACACCTGCCGGTCTCCGAAACAATCGTCCCCAGCGGGATTATGAGTTTCTTCTGGCTTGACGAAGGACCCGGCGCCCCGCAGCCGAAAGCGCCAACCGATATCCCGCGCGGCTACCGGTTCGACGGGGTCGGGATCGCGGCCCTGCACCAGGACCCCTCGGACCCCGACGAGGCTTTTATCCTGCTCAAAAGCTCGCCTTACGGGGCCTGGAGCCATATCTACGCCGACCAGAACGCGTTCTATATCCAGGCTTTCGGCCGTGCGCTGGCGATCCAGAGCGGCTTCTACCCCCACTACGGCCATCCCCACCACACCACCTGGTCCTGGCAGACCCGCGCCCATAACTCGGTGCTGGTGGAGGGCGAGGGCCAGCGCGCCCGCGACCGGACCTCGCGGGGAAAGATTATCGATTTCTCGGCTGGAACGGCTGAAGACGGCTCCGTGGCCCATGCCGCGGGCGACGCCACCGAGGCTTACCACGGTCTGCTCGATAAGTTTGTGCGGCATGTCTATTTCAAGCGGCCCCGCGAGTTTGTGGTGGTCGACGAGCTGGCAGCGCCCGAGCCGGTCCGGTTCGACTGGCTGCTGCACGCCGCGCAAGAAATGGAGATCAACGAGGACGCCCGCACGGTGCTGATCCGCCGAGGTGATGTGCGGCTGCTGGCGGAGTTTGTCGCGCCGGAAAAGATCACGTTCACCCAGCACGACAAATTCAGCGCCGACCCCGGCAACCTGTGGGAACGGCCGGACACGCCCTATCCCGACCAGTGGCACCTGGTTGTCTCAAATGCCGAGAAGGCGAAAGAGGTCCGGTTCGAGGTGCGGATGAAAGTCTGGCGCGAGCAGGGCGCCGTCGTGAGTGATGAGCTGACGATTTCCGAGTTCCTGAACCTGCGCTGGTAA
- a CDS encoding phytanoyl-CoA dioxygenase family protein — translation MSAENGHVEYVKIGGMAGNMFPRADTAGERKKFELSGGLVDTYRERGFVGPVRVFDQEQVEVLLESLEKMVSPGFPRVDELIAKDHSAGLTFDRFMTYFQGAWMVDEGFHDAVFNPGITVPASQLMDTPRVRFWHDQMFYKPANHGGVVAWHQDYSYWTCTEPMGHLTVFIALDETTLENGCLHLVPGSHRWPLLPMTRLFGGDDCMERIKEALSPEQLDQFKPEPLPLEAGEASFHHPLTVHGSYSNRTDKPRRALVLNYMLPDTRSASDEALMPGSEPVPKGEIVGGDWFPIVIER, via the coding sequence ATGAGCGCAGAGAACGGGCATGTGGAATACGTGAAAATCGGCGGGATGGCGGGAAACATGTTCCCCAGGGCGGATACAGCCGGGGAGCGGAAGAAATTCGAGTTGAGCGGCGGGCTGGTTGATACCTACCGGGAACGGGGATTTGTCGGGCCGGTGCGGGTGTTCGACCAGGAGCAGGTGGAGGTCCTGCTGGAGAGCTTGGAAAAGATGGTGTCGCCGGGGTTCCCGAGGGTGGATGAACTGATTGCCAAGGACCATAGCGCCGGCCTGACTTTCGACCGCTTCATGACCTATTTCCAGGGGGCCTGGATGGTCGACGAGGGTTTCCACGACGCCGTGTTCAACCCCGGGATAACCGTGCCGGCCTCCCAGTTGATGGATACCCCCCGCGTCCGGTTCTGGCACGATCAGATGTTCTACAAACCAGCCAACCACGGCGGCGTGGTGGCCTGGCACCAGGATTATTCCTACTGGACCTGCACCGAGCCGATGGGCCACCTGACCGTCTTTATCGCCCTGGACGAGACCACTCTGGAGAACGGTTGCCTGCACCTGGTGCCCGGCTCCCACAGATGGCCGCTGCTGCCGATGACCCGGTTGTTCGGCGGGGACGATTGCATGGAGCGGATCAAGGAGGCGCTGAGCCCCGAACAGCTCGATCAGTTCAAGCCGGAGCCGCTGCCGCTCGAAGCCGGCGAGGCCAGCTTCCACCATCCCCTCACGGTCCACGGCTCCTACTCCAACCGCACGGACAAACCACGTCGCGCCCTGGTGCTGAATTACATGCTGCCCGACACGCGCTCGGCCAGCGACGAGGCCCTGATGCCCGGCAGCGAGCCTGTGCCCAAAGGGGAAATCGTCGGCGGCGACTGGTTCCCGATCGTGATCGAGCGCTGA
- a CDS encoding DUF2178 domain-containing protein gives MRPLLKFAWVNLIIAAILVMASVIQFFVNGIVSMSPAVIALFVIGPLIVRLSKDKISWDERDGEIDRQAATAGLWTVFIYFTAVGVYVMLDFDKNPVEHQMFINYFCVGYLLFFTAASLATIVLFGWSREKPGGIFEILREMTPRHKEAAIVLPFVLSMLIIALLRFPVSGHTPGDIALGIALMLIPLVSFFLFPFLMIVPRQDEFYQAVSNRARRVRLWSGAITGIAGLMIIAALYLFKGPEAIHANLFAVTGFCAFSMGILGFLVCLLPGSATPAENSR, from the coding sequence ATGAGACCATTACTAAAATTTGCCTGGGTTAACCTGATTATTGCTGCCATTCTAGTTATGGCCTCCGTCATCCAATTTTTCGTTAATGGCATTGTATCGATGAGTCCGGCAGTAATAGCGCTATTTGTAATTGGGCCATTAATTGTCAGGCTGAGTAAGGATAAAATTTCGTGGGATGAACGAGACGGAGAGATAGATCGGCAGGCTGCGACGGCCGGATTATGGACAGTATTTATTTATTTCACTGCGGTTGGAGTATACGTCATGCTGGATTTTGATAAAAATCCGGTTGAGCATCAAATGTTCATCAACTATTTCTGCGTAGGTTACCTGCTTTTCTTTACGGCAGCATCCTTAGCGACAATAGTGTTGTTTGGTTGGAGCAGGGAAAAACCCGGCGGAATCTTTGAAATACTCAGGGAGATGACACCACGACATAAAGAAGCAGCAATCGTCTTGCCATTTGTATTATCGATGTTGATCATTGCGCTTCTACGTTTTCCAGTAAGTGGACATACACCTGGAGATATTGCTTTGGGTATTGCATTAATGCTTATTCCCTTGGTTTCATTCTTTTTATTTCCCTTTTTAATGATTGTTCCCAGGCAGGATGAGTTTTATCAGGCAGTAAGTAACAGAGCGAGGAGAGTCAGGCTCTGGAGTGGAGCCATCACGGGTATTGCAGGCTTAATGATTATCGCCGCTCTCTATCTGTTCAAAGGGCCGGAGGCAATTCACGCTAATCTCTTCGCCGTCACAGGGTTCTGCGCCTTCAGCATGGGAATTCTGGGGTTTCTGGTCTGTCTGCTGCCCGGGTCGGCAACACCTGCGGAAAATTCCCGGTAA
- a CDS encoding PKD domain-containing protein, whose protein sequence is MKTLSAFPAAAVLLAAVLFSSCAKSGGHGEVRVGIAGTHGQWQRLDQALERMGEPFRVVELITAESLAGIELLILPRGAFAVDAAGTASSNHILTAWVRDGGCLLAFGISDKNYSADFLPHEIRFAAEDPSGWGNIDYSEQIADTTHPIFNRPHRLRYLAGLEEPSRVTYTAPEWTVLLAKNGEHPTFDYKLDNPPNDVGSIFESAVGDGHVLVCQPLIDLYHAGNASIVPHPLEGGVLLFENVVEYMKQRAAGASLPVASIRVEPSHGPAGAEVRFRAEFENGGRAAGCSWDFGDGGTAEGIEVEHAYASAGTFQVTARVVSADGRADHAAGRVVAGPAEERRWNDLLVDAFMHRYYPDPGRVGPNYRTALVLSGMLDVYERSGDPELLEYLQGFFRKRLIERWDNRPFKDDMTPDHNFVDLYSLMAPAWRIFRITGDSTYVRMAREVWRQSLAVDHALPRELLWSPHGWGGRRAIVDFTYFKCQLRGVAWEDSGEQALLDEAAVQMVRFAEYFQDPADSLFFMAIDMDHQAYFTSPERPSGLNDSKWNRADGWVALAFTELMTRLDRNHPLWERLEDIVRQFFTGLIHAQDPETGLWALVVDRRDYPGMWFETTGTSMFVYSICRLVEAGVLPEEPYLDCARRGYNGLQQRIGMGHRDYPYISDACQGTMPRLDLDRWLTAHRRDNDLHVIGPYLMAEEAIWRVAPPDVAVIGNLKQAGSLAGQTLNLAGAAFFQVPDLYCAPGLDRFRAVVVERGALECNTANIAAYPGKLAEYVENGGTLLFFEQENANWIEQTFPGLAGNLETAATEARGIKHGRGRVFYLRDYSELAGIL, encoded by the coding sequence ATGAAAACACTTTCCGCCTTTCCCGCCGCGGCAGTACTCCTGGCCGCCGTCCTTTTCTCTTCCTGCGCAAAATCCGGCGGCCACGGCGAGGTGCGAGTCGGGATCGCCGGCACTCACGGACAATGGCAGCGGCTGGACCAGGCCCTGGAGCGGATGGGCGAGCCGTTCCGGGTGGTTGAGCTGATTACCGCGGAATCACTGGCCGGTATCGAGTTGCTGATCCTGCCGCGCGGAGCGTTCGCCGTGGACGCCGCCGGTACGGCTAGCAGTAACCACATCCTGACAGCCTGGGTGCGTGACGGCGGCTGCCTGCTCGCCTTCGGGATCAGCGACAAAAATTATTCCGCTGATTTTCTGCCCCACGAAATCCGCTTCGCCGCCGAGGACCCCTCCGGCTGGGGCAATATCGACTACTCCGAGCAGATCGCGGACACCACCCACCCGATATTCAACCGCCCGCACAGGCTGCGCTACCTGGCCGGGCTGGAGGAACCGTCGCGGGTAACCTATACCGCGCCCGAATGGACCGTCCTGCTGGCCAAAAACGGCGAACACCCGACATTCGACTACAAGCTCGACAACCCGCCCAACGATGTCGGCAGCATATTCGAGTCCGCGGTTGGCGACGGCCACGTGCTGGTCTGCCAGCCGCTGATCGACCTGTACCACGCCGGGAACGCCTCGATTGTGCCCCATCCGCTCGAGGGCGGCGTGCTGCTGTTTGAAAACGTGGTGGAGTACATGAAACAGCGGGCCGCCGGAGCATCCCTGCCGGTCGCCTCGATCCGCGTCGAACCCTCCCACGGACCGGCGGGCGCCGAAGTCCGGTTCAGAGCCGAGTTTGAAAACGGCGGGCGGGCGGCCGGCTGCAGTTGGGATTTCGGCGACGGCGGGACTGCCGAGGGAATCGAGGTGGAGCATGCCTACGCGTCAGCCGGAACCTTCCAGGTAACCGCCAGGGTTGTTTCGGCCGACGGCCGTGCCGACCATGCCGCCGGCCGGGTGGTGGCCGGCCCCGCCGAAGAGCGCCGCTGGAACGATCTGCTGGTGGATGCGTTCATGCACCGCTACTACCCCGACCCCGGACGGGTAGGGCCGAACTACCGCACCGCGCTGGTACTCAGCGGCATGCTGGATGTCTACGAGCGTAGCGGCGACCCGGAGCTGCTGGAATATCTCCAGGGGTTCTTCCGCAAACGGCTGATCGAGCGCTGGGACAACCGGCCGTTCAAAGACGACATGACGCCGGACCACAATTTCGTGGACCTCTACTCGCTGATGGCCCCGGCGTGGAGGATATTCCGGATCACCGGCGACAGCACCTACGTCCGCATGGCCCGCGAGGTCTGGCGGCAGAGCCTGGCTGTCGACCACGCCCTGCCGCGGGAGCTGCTGTGGAGTCCCCACGGCTGGGGCGGCCGCCGCGCGATTGTGGATTTCACCTATTTCAAGTGCCAGTTGCGCGGAGTCGCCTGGGAGGACAGCGGCGAGCAGGCCCTGCTGGACGAGGCCGCGGTGCAGATGGTGCGGTTCGCCGAGTACTTCCAGGACCCGGCCGACAGCCTGTTTTTCATGGCGATCGACATGGACCACCAGGCGTATTTCACCTCGCCCGAGCGGCCCTCGGGACTTAACGACAGCAAGTGGAACCGGGCCGACGGCTGGGTGGCGCTGGCGTTCACCGAGCTGATGACCCGGCTGGACAGGAACCATCCCCTGTGGGAGCGGCTGGAAGATATCGTCAGACAATTTTTCACCGGCCTGATCCACGCCCAGGACCCCGAGACTGGCCTGTGGGCGCTGGTGGTGGACCGCCGGGACTACCCCGGCATGTGGTTCGAGACCACGGGCACGAGCATGTTCGTCTACTCGATCTGCCGGCTGGTCGAGGCGGGCGTGCTGCCGGAGGAGCCCTACCTCGACTGCGCCCGCCGCGGCTACAACGGTCTCCAGCAGCGGATCGGGATGGGACACCGGGACTACCCGTATATTTCCGACGCCTGCCAGGGCACGATGCCCCGCCTGGACCTTGACCGCTGGCTGACGGCCCACCGCCGCGACAACGACCTCCACGTAATCGGACCATACCTGATGGCCGAGGAAGCAATCTGGCGCGTGGCCCCGCCGGATGTGGCCGTGATCGGAAATCTGAAACAGGCCGGCAGCCTGGCCGGACAGACGCTGAACCTCGCCGGAGCAGCGTTCTTCCAGGTGCCCGACCTGTACTGCGCACCCGGACTCGACCGGTTCCGCGCCGTGGTTGTGGAGCGGGGCGCGCTGGAGTGCAACACGGCCAACATTGCCGCCTACCCGGGCAAACTTGCGGAGTATGTTGAAAACGGCGGGACGCTGCTGTTTTTCGAGCAGGAAAACGCCAACTGGATCGAGCAGACATTTCCCGGGCTGGCTGGCAATCTTGAAACCGCCGCGACTGAAGCCCGGGGAATCAAACACGGCCGCGGCCGGGTGTTTTACCTGAGAGATTACAGCGAGTTGGCTGGAATCCTTTAA